From a region of the Streptomyces sp. NBC_01454 genome:
- a CDS encoding DUF1844 domain-containing protein — MSDQTPQQPDAPNAASPDFDAMTRDIAEVPAVEVITTVAVHLMSSAAVNLGLAEEGAAHKDLDEARKLIQALAGLVTASATEIGSYHAAPLRDGLKSLQLAFREASVVPDEPGQGPGEKYTGPVHG; from the coding sequence ATGAGTGACCAGACCCCGCAGCAGCCCGACGCCCCGAACGCGGCGAGCCCCGACTTCGACGCCATGACCCGAGACATCGCGGAGGTGCCGGCGGTCGAGGTGATCACCACGGTCGCGGTGCATCTGATGAGTTCGGCGGCGGTCAATCTCGGGCTCGCCGAGGAGGGCGCGGCGCACAAGGACCTGGACGAGGCGCGCAAGCTCATCCAGGCGCTGGCCGGGCTGGTCACCGCCAGCGCCACCGAGATCGGCTCGTACCACGCGGCGCCGCTGCGGGACGGGCTGAAGTCGCTCCAGCTGGCGTTCCGCGAGGCCTCGGTCGTGCCCGACGAGCCGGGCCAGGGCCCCGGGGAGAAGTACACCGGCCCCGTCCACGGCTAG
- a CDS encoding amino acid deaminase/aldolase, whose protein sequence is MSPQTADAYGDGPLPPAPGSSPTLGSARAGGPPRAGETPFDRATAHLDAPLAVVDLRAFDANAADLVRRSKGKPIRVASKSVRCRALLERVLAREGFAGIMSFTLAESLWLARSGFRDILLAYPTADRAGLAELTADPQLAAAVTVMADDPAQLDLIDAARPDGGRGGARVRVCLELDTSFRLLGGAVRVGARRSPLRTPDRLAALARAVVRRPGFELVGLMAYEGHLAGVGDDIAGKPVFSRTVRVMQAAARKELARRRWEAVRAVRAVAPRLEFVNGGGTGSVQHTAAEAAVTEIAAGSGLYVPRLFDNFRSFSGRPAALFAQPVVRRPGPGVVTVLGGGYPASGVAGADRLPVPHLPAGLRYDPQEGPGEVQTPLLGPAADGLEIGDKVWFRHAKAGELCERFTALHLIDGDRVVDTVPTYRGEGHAFL, encoded by the coding sequence ATGTCACCGCAGACTGCCGACGCGTATGGCGACGGGCCCCTTCCCCCGGCTCCCGGCTCCTCCCCCACTCTCGGCTCCGCTCGCGCGGGGGGACCCCCGCGCGCAGGTGAGACCCCCTTCGACCGGGCCACCGCGCACCTCGACGCCCCGCTGGCCGTCGTCGATCTGCGGGCCTTCGACGCCAACGCCGCCGATCTGGTGCGCCGTTCGAAGGGCAAGCCGATCCGGGTGGCCAGCAAGTCGGTGCGCTGCCGGGCGCTGCTGGAGCGGGTGCTGGCGCGGGAGGGCTTCGCGGGGATCATGAGTTTCACGCTGGCCGAGTCGCTGTGGCTGGCCCGCTCGGGCTTCCGCGACATCCTGCTGGCCTATCCGACGGCGGACCGGGCGGGCCTGGCCGAGCTGACCGCCGATCCCCAACTGGCGGCCGCGGTCACGGTGATGGCCGACGACCCCGCGCAGCTGGATCTGATCGACGCGGCCCGCCCCGACGGCGGTCGCGGCGGCGCGCGGGTGCGGGTGTGCCTGGAGCTGGACACCTCCTTCCGGCTGCTGGGCGGGGCGGTCCGGGTCGGCGCGCGCCGCTCCCCGCTGCGCACGCCGGACCGACTGGCCGCGCTGGCCCGGGCGGTGGTGCGCCGCCCCGGGTTCGAGCTGGTGGGGCTGATGGCGTACGAGGGGCATCTGGCGGGGGTGGGCGACGACATCGCCGGCAAACCGGTGTTCTCGCGGACGGTCCGGGTGATGCAGGCGGCGGCACGCAAGGAGCTGGCGCGGCGGCGCTGGGAGGCGGTGCGCGCGGTGCGGGCGGTGGCGCCGCGGCTGGAGTTCGTCAACGGCGGCGGGACCGGCAGTGTGCAGCACACCGCGGCGGAGGCGGCGGTCACCGAGATCGCTGCCGGTTCGGGGCTGTACGTCCCGCGGCTGTTCGACAACTTCCGTTCGTTCAGCGGGCGTCCGGCGGCGCTGTTCGCCCAGCCGGTGGTGCGCCGCCCCGGCCCCGGAGTGGTGACGGTGCTGGGCGGCGGCTATCCGGCGTCGGGGGTGGCGGGCGCGGACCGGCTGCCGGTGCCGCATCTGCCGGCCGGGCTGCGCTACGACCCGCAGGAGGGCCCCGGCGAGGTGCAGACGCCGCTGCTGGGGCCGGCCGCCGACGGGCTGGAGATCGGCGACAAGGTGTGGTTCCGGCATGCGAAGGCCGGTGAGCTGTGCGAGCGGTTCACCGCGCTGCACCTGATCGACGGGGACCGGGTGGTGGACACGGTGCCGACGTACCGCGGGGAGGGCCACGCCTTTCTCTGA
- a CDS encoding SseB family protein codes for MVQKNIPDPGFADDDGSADPALTAALAAYERDRGTEPELLAALAGARVLVPVVAVLGETETGPDGLRREKTSDMAVPTLQAPDGRRALPAFTSMDTLQRWRADARPVAVPLPQALLAASHEQADTVVVDLAGPVTYQLTGPALRALAEGRTSADPLADPAVTDALRALLEAEPAVLLASLVPSAETDATLALGLAPDTDPAGVAQRLARAVAADEVLRARLVRGLDLALLPPGAATDEQALFRR; via the coding sequence GTGGTGCAGAAGAACATCCCCGACCCCGGATTCGCCGACGACGACGGCAGCGCCGACCCGGCACTGACCGCGGCCCTTGCGGCCTACGAACGGGACCGCGGCACCGAGCCGGAGCTCCTGGCGGCGCTCGCCGGGGCGCGTGTCCTGGTCCCCGTGGTGGCCGTGCTCGGCGAGACGGAGACCGGCCCCGACGGCCTGCGCCGCGAGAAGACCAGCGACATGGCCGTCCCCACCCTCCAGGCCCCGGACGGCCGCCGGGCCCTGCCCGCCTTCACCTCCATGGACACCCTCCAGCGCTGGCGCGCCGACGCCCGCCCCGTCGCGGTCCCGCTCCCGCAGGCACTGCTGGCCGCGTCCCACGAGCAGGCGGACACCGTCGTCGTCGACCTGGCCGGCCCGGTCACCTACCAGCTCACCGGCCCCGCCCTGCGCGCGCTCGCCGAGGGCCGTACCAGCGCCGACCCGCTCGCCGACCCGGCCGTCACCGACGCCCTGCGCGCCCTGCTCGAGGCCGAGCCGGCGGTGCTGCTGGCCTCTCTCGTGCCGTCCGCGGAGACCGACGCCACCCTCGCCCTCGGCCTCGCCCCCGACACGGACCCGGCCGGCGTCGCCCAGCGGCTGGCCCGGGCGGTGGCCGCCGACGAGGTGCTGCGCGCCCGGCTCGTGCGCGGGCTGGATCTGGCCCTGCTGCCGCCCGGCGCCGCCACCGACGAGCAGGCGCTCTTCCGGCGCTGA
- the mycP gene encoding type VII secretion-associated serine protease mycosin — protein MTRTVPRAAAVALACAALAVLPAVPAQADALRAQEWALQAVHAQQAWRTTKGKGVTVAVLDTGVDANHPDLDGQVLPEQDLVGFGAGPGDTAWAQHGTGMASIIAGHGHGAGRQDGVLGLAPEAKILPVRVILEDDDPQRERSRTQKAGALADGIRWAADHGADVINMSLGDDSESAHPEPREDAAIQYALGKGIPVVASAGNGGQKGDHVSYPAAYPGVIAATAVTHVGARARFSTRHWYATVSAPGFDIVMADTGSGYLSGWGTSPAAAFVSGAIALIRSAHPDLSPAQIRRLLTATAQDSPEGGRDDAYGAGLIDPAAAIKAAGDVKPTPQKPSPAAYADRYFGPGPTAGEAADGPVNWLPWTAGAAGLALVATAVVLWRGRRTRP, from the coding sequence ATGACGAGGACCGTGCCGCGCGCCGCCGCCGTCGCACTGGCCTGCGCCGCGCTCGCGGTGCTGCCCGCCGTCCCCGCACAGGCCGATGCCCTGCGCGCCCAGGAATGGGCCCTGCAGGCCGTCCACGCCCAGCAGGCCTGGCGCACCACCAAGGGCAAGGGCGTCACCGTCGCCGTCCTGGACACCGGCGTGGACGCCAACCACCCCGACCTCGACGGGCAGGTGCTGCCCGAACAGGACCTGGTCGGCTTCGGCGCCGGGCCCGGAGACACCGCCTGGGCACAGCACGGCACCGGAATGGCCAGCATCATCGCGGGCCACGGCCACGGGGCCGGCCGCCAGGACGGCGTGCTCGGGCTCGCCCCGGAAGCCAAGATCCTGCCGGTCCGGGTGATCCTGGAGGACGACGACCCGCAGCGCGAGCGGTCCCGCACCCAGAAGGCGGGGGCCCTCGCCGACGGCATCCGCTGGGCCGCCGACCACGGCGCCGACGTGATCAACATGTCCCTGGGCGACGACAGCGAGTCCGCACACCCCGAACCCCGCGAGGACGCCGCGATCCAGTACGCCCTCGGCAAGGGCATCCCGGTCGTCGCCTCGGCGGGCAACGGCGGCCAGAAGGGCGACCACGTCTCCTACCCCGCCGCCTACCCGGGCGTCATCGCCGCCACCGCCGTCACCCACGTGGGCGCACGCGCCCGCTTCTCCACCCGCCACTGGTACGCCACGGTCAGCGCCCCCGGCTTCGACATCGTCATGGCCGACACCGGAAGCGGCTATCTCTCGGGCTGGGGCACCAGCCCCGCCGCCGCCTTCGTCTCCGGCGCCATCGCCCTGATCCGCTCCGCCCACCCCGACCTGAGCCCGGCCCAGATCCGCCGGCTGCTCACCGCCACCGCCCAGGACAGCCCCGAGGGCGGCCGGGACGACGCCTACGGCGCCGGCCTGATCGACCCCGCCGCCGCGATCAAGGCCGCGGGAGACGTCAAACCCACCCCGCAGAAGCCGTCCCCCGCCGCCTACGCCGACCGCTACTTCGGCCCCGGTCCCACCGCCGGCGAAGCCGCGGACGGCCCGGTCAACTGGCTCCCCTGGACCGCCGGCGCCGCCGGACTGGCCCTGGTCGCGACCGCCGTCGTCCTCTGGCGCGGCCGCCGGACCCGGCCCTGA
- a CDS encoding MIP family channel protein: MEKTEISTVLTRPVVSEFLGTLLLVFFAVGSAVLAGEYIGTFGIALAFGFTMLALAYALGPISGSHLNPAVTLGMLLARRITLRTAAEYWIAQVVGGIVGAALLFLVAKQVPGLQTHASFGTNGWGDRSAVHLNLGGAFVAEMVMTFLLVYVWLAVTHKVAVIGFGGLAIGLTLATVHLIGIPLDGTSVNPARSIGPALVAGGAAITQLWLFIVAPLIGGALAAAVHQVTHPPHEPFLIADEAMPHGAPTEPGEPI; encoded by the coding sequence ATGGAGAAAACGGAGATCTCGACGGTATTGACCCGCCCGGTCGTATCCGAGTTCCTCGGCACGCTGCTCCTGGTGTTCTTCGCCGTCGGCTCGGCGGTGCTGGCGGGCGAATACATCGGCACCTTCGGCATCGCCCTGGCCTTCGGCTTCACCATGCTGGCGCTGGCCTATGCGCTCGGCCCGATCTCGGGCAGCCACCTCAACCCCGCGGTGACCCTGGGCATGCTGCTGGCCCGCCGGATCACGCTGCGCACGGCCGCCGAGTACTGGATCGCCCAGGTCGTCGGCGGCATCGTCGGCGCGGCCCTGCTCTTCCTGGTCGCCAAGCAGGTCCCGGGCCTGCAGACCCACGCGTCCTTCGGTACCAACGGCTGGGGCGACCGCTCGGCGGTGCATCTCAACCTCGGCGGCGCGTTCGTCGCCGAGATGGTGATGACCTTCCTGCTCGTCTATGTGTGGCTGGCGGTCACCCACAAGGTGGCGGTGATCGGCTTCGGCGGCCTGGCGATCGGTCTGACGCTGGCCACCGTCCACCTCATCGGCATCCCGCTCGACGGCACGTCCGTGAACCCGGCGCGCTCCATCGGCCCGGCCCTCGTCGCGGGCGGCGCGGCCATCACCCAGCTGTGGCTGTTCATCGTCGCGCCACTGATCGGCGGCGCCCTCGCGGCGGCCGTCCACCAGGTCACCCACCCGCCGCACGAGCCCTTCCTCATCGCCGACGAGGCGATGCCGCACGGTGCCCCGACGGAGCCCGGCGAGCCGATCTGA
- a CDS encoding haloacid dehalogenase-like hydrolase: MLNKRRWLAAGTALAVVGGGVAAAQTAMAGPAPRQCPTLHVSKGWYGDNRAKLQKMIDERGSCSGAGGARPVATFDWDNTVVKNDISDATLAWMLRHDKVLRPASWKATNKWLTEDAARALTKACGTSVPAGRPLPTSTDTGCTDEILDIYQDEKTSTGKTAFAGEWNHRRTVPSYVWITQLFAGHSPARLTQFARAARAQNLAAPIGTEQKVGTHTMEGYVRYYDQQRDLIRTLKKADFDVYIVSASAEPLVRAWAPGVGIDRAHTIGIRNLVRDGRLTTGVQGCGDVKDTHGEVLTYMDGKRCWINQEIYHVKGAKAWQQQDPAHRPAFAAGDAETDVTFVGDATSGHLAINRNKAELMCRAYDNSDHRWLVNPMFIAPKKRQADPYPCATTGYTRPDGTLAPVHRPDGSVIPDQKDTVY; this comes from the coding sequence ATGCTCAACAAGCGTCGCTGGCTCGCAGCGGGTACCGCCCTCGCGGTCGTGGGAGGCGGCGTCGCGGCCGCCCAGACGGCCATGGCGGGCCCGGCACCACGTCAATGCCCCACCCTTCATGTCTCCAAGGGCTGGTACGGCGACAACCGTGCCAAGCTGCAGAAGATGATCGACGAGCGCGGCAGCTGCTCCGGAGCCGGGGGCGCGCGGCCGGTCGCGACCTTCGACTGGGACAACACCGTCGTCAAGAACGACATCTCCGACGCCACGCTGGCCTGGATGCTGCGGCACGACAAGGTGCTGCGCCCCGCCAGCTGGAAGGCCACCAACAAGTGGCTGACCGAGGACGCGGCCCGCGCGCTCACCAAGGCCTGCGGCACCTCCGTGCCGGCCGGCCGGCCGCTGCCGACCTCGACCGACACCGGCTGCACCGACGAGATCCTCGACATCTACCAGGATGAGAAGACCTCCACCGGCAAGACCGCGTTCGCCGGCGAGTGGAACCACCGCCGCACGGTGCCCTCGTACGTCTGGATCACCCAGCTGTTCGCCGGCCACAGCCCCGCGCGGCTGACCCAGTTCGCCCGCGCCGCGCGTGCCCAGAACCTCGCCGCGCCGATCGGCACCGAGCAGAAGGTCGGCACGCACACGATGGAGGGGTACGTCCGCTACTACGACCAGCAGCGCGACCTCATCCGCACCCTGAAGAAGGCCGACTTCGACGTCTACATCGTCTCCGCCTCGGCCGAGCCGCTGGTCCGCGCCTGGGCGCCCGGCGTGGGCATCGACCGCGCGCACACCATCGGCATCCGCAACCTCGTCCGCGACGGCCGCCTCACCACCGGCGTCCAGGGCTGCGGCGACGTCAAGGACACCCACGGCGAGGTCCTGACGTACATGGACGGCAAGCGCTGCTGGATCAACCAGGAGATCTACCACGTCAAGGGCGCCAAGGCCTGGCAGCAGCAGGACCCGGCGCACCGCCCGGCCTTCGCGGCGGGCGACGCCGAGACCGATGTGACGTTCGTCGGCGACGCCACCTCCGGGCACCTGGCCATCAACCGCAACAAGGCCGAGCTGATGTGCCGGGCGTACGACAACAGCGACCACCGCTGGCTGGTCAACCCGATGTTCATCGCGCCGAAGAAGCGTCAGGCCGACCCGTACCCGTGCGCGACCACGGGCTACACCCGGCCGGACGGCACCCTCGCCCCGGTCCACCGCCCCGACGGCTCGGTGATCCCGGACCAGAAGGACACGGTGTACTGA
- the infC gene encoding translation initiation factor IF-3, with protein sequence MVTPRRRYAAVRQAVAWCYRGGSISAEPRINDRIRVPEVRLVGPSGEQVGIVPLAKALELAQEYDLDLVEVAANARPPVCKLMDYGKFKYESAMKAREARKNQAHTVIKEMKLRPKIDPHDYDTKKGHVVRFLKQGDKVKITIMFRGREQSRPELGFRLLQRLASDVEDLGFIESNPKQDGRNMIMVLGPHKKKTEAMAEAREAQAARKAERQGGVAADQSVEEPAEEPTEEHAQA encoded by the coding sequence TTGGTCACACCAAGAAGACGTTACGCGGCAGTCCGCCAGGCCGTCGCGTGGTGCTACCGAGGAGGATCCATCAGCGCCGAGCCCCGCATCAACGACCGGATTCGCGTTCCCGAAGTGCGACTTGTCGGTCCCAGCGGCGAGCAGGTCGGGATTGTTCCGCTTGCCAAGGCCCTTGAGCTTGCTCAGGAGTACGACCTCGACCTGGTCGAGGTGGCGGCGAACGCTCGCCCGCCCGTCTGCAAGCTCATGGACTACGGGAAGTTCAAGTACGAGTCGGCCATGAAGGCCCGTGAGGCGCGCAAGAACCAGGCGCACACGGTCATCAAGGAGATGAAGCTCCGGCCGAAGATCGACCCGCACGACTACGACACCAAAAAGGGTCACGTCGTCCGGTTCCTCAAGCAGGGTGACAAGGTCAAGATCACGATCATGTTCCGTGGTCGCGAGCAGTCCCGCCCCGAGCTGGGCTTCCGGCTGCTGCAGCGGCTCGCGTCCGACGTGGAGGACCTCGGCTTCATCGAGTCGAATCCGAAGCAGGACGGCCGAAACATGATCATGGTCCTCGGTCCGCACAAGAAGAAGACCGAGGCGATGGCCGAGGCCCGCGAGGCGCAGGCCGCCCGCAAGGCGGAGCGCCAGGGCGGAGTCGCCGCGGACCAGTCCGTGGAGGAGCCCGCCGAGGAGCCCACCGAGGAGCACGCCCAGGCGTGA
- a CDS encoding glutamine synthetase family protein, whose protein sequence is MAERTPPLSVEELRVLVDAGEIDTVVLAFTDMQGRLQGKRFAARYFLDTVLDHGTEGCNYLLAVDVDLNTVEGYAMSSWERGYGDFAMHGDVATLRRIPWNAGTALITADLAWHDRSPVVASPRQILRRQLDRLAERGWSAYAGTELEFMLFKDSYEDAWSRGYREMNPANQWNGDYSVLGTGRVEPVLRRIRNEMGAAGMTVESAKGECNLGQHEIVFVYDEALTTCDQHSIYKTGAKEIAAQEGMSLTFMAKYDEREGNSCHIHLSLQDEDGRPVLADDNGPYGMSKTMQHFLAGQVAAMRDFTLFYAPNINSYKRFRPGSFAPTAVAWGPDNRTCALRVVGHGRAHRLENRLPGGDVNPYLAVAGMVAAGLYGIEHELELPEATTGNAYNGDAAHVPTTLREAAELWEHSPIAREAFGDEVVDHYRHMARVEQDAYDAAVTDWERFRSFERM, encoded by the coding sequence GTGGCAGAACGCACGCCCCCACTCTCCGTCGAGGAACTCAGGGTCCTCGTCGACGCCGGGGAGATCGACACTGTCGTCCTCGCCTTCACCGATATGCAAGGCAGGCTTCAGGGCAAGCGGTTCGCGGCCCGATATTTCCTCGACACCGTCCTCGACCACGGCACGGAGGGCTGCAACTACCTCCTCGCCGTCGACGTCGACCTCAACACCGTCGAGGGCTACGCGATGTCCTCGTGGGAACGCGGCTACGGAGACTTCGCCATGCACGGCGATGTCGCCACCCTGCGCCGCATCCCCTGGAACGCCGGCACCGCCCTGATCACCGCCGACCTCGCCTGGCACGACCGCTCCCCGGTCGTCGCCTCGCCCCGGCAGATCCTGCGGCGCCAGCTCGACCGTCTCGCCGAGCGGGGCTGGAGCGCGTACGCCGGCACCGAGCTGGAGTTCATGCTCTTCAAGGACTCCTACGAGGACGCCTGGTCCCGCGGCTACCGCGAGATGAACCCCGCCAACCAGTGGAACGGCGACTACTCCGTCCTCGGCACCGGCCGCGTCGAGCCCGTCCTGCGCCGGATCCGCAACGAGATGGGCGCGGCCGGGATGACCGTCGAGTCCGCCAAGGGCGAGTGCAACCTCGGCCAGCACGAGATCGTGTTCGTCTACGACGAGGCGCTCACCACCTGCGACCAGCACAGCATCTACAAGACCGGCGCCAAGGAGATCGCCGCCCAGGAGGGCATGTCGCTCACCTTCATGGCGAAGTACGACGAGCGCGAGGGCAACTCCTGTCATATCCACCTCTCGCTGCAGGACGAGGACGGCCGGCCGGTGCTGGCCGACGACAACGGCCCGTACGGCATGTCGAAGACCATGCAGCACTTCCTGGCGGGCCAGGTCGCCGCGATGCGTGACTTCACGCTCTTCTACGCGCCCAACATCAACTCCTACAAGCGCTTCCGCCCCGGCTCCTTCGCGCCCACCGCCGTCGCCTGGGGCCCCGACAACCGCACCTGCGCCCTGCGGGTGGTCGGCCACGGCCGCGCCCACCGCCTGGAGAACCGGCTGCCCGGTGGCGATGTGAACCCCTACCTCGCGGTCGCCGGCATGGTCGCGGCGGGCCTGTACGGCATCGAGCACGAGCTGGAGCTCCCCGAGGCGACCACCGGCAACGCCTACAACGGCGACGCCGCGCACGTCCCCACCACCCTCCGCGAGGCCGCCGAGCTGTGGGAGCACAGCCCGATCGCCCGGGAGGCCTTCGGCGACGAGGTCGTCGACCACTACCGCCACATGGCCCGCGTCGAGCAGGACGCCTACGACGCGGCCGTCACGGACTGGGAGCGCTTCCGCTCCTTCGAGCGCATGTAA
- a CDS encoding 3-oxoacyl-ACP reductase, producing MTDQTAVCRRLVGRTAVITGAGSGIGLATARRLASEGAHIVCADIDEVAGKAAAEEVGGTFVRVDVTDSDQVEALYKTAFDTYGSVDIAFNNAGISPPDDDSILTTGLDAWKRVQEVNLTSVYLCCKHALPYMQRQGRGSIINTASFVAVMGAATSQISYTASKGGVLSMSRELGVQFAREGIRVNALCPGPVNTPLLKELFAKDPERAARRLVHVPVGRFAEPEEIASAVAFLASDDSSFVNAAEFLVDGGIAGAYVTPV from the coding sequence GTGACCGACCAGACCGCAGTGTGCCGCCGCCTCGTCGGCCGTACCGCCGTGATCACCGGAGCCGGCAGCGGCATCGGCCTGGCCACCGCCCGCCGACTGGCCTCCGAAGGCGCCCACATCGTCTGCGCCGACATCGACGAGGTGGCGGGCAAGGCCGCCGCCGAGGAGGTCGGCGGCACCTTCGTCCGGGTCGATGTGACCGACTCCGACCAGGTCGAGGCGCTCTACAAGACCGCCTTCGACACCTACGGCTCGGTGGACATCGCCTTCAACAACGCCGGGATCTCCCCGCCGGACGACGACTCGATCCTCACCACCGGCCTGGACGCCTGGAAGCGCGTGCAGGAGGTCAACCTCACCTCGGTCTACCTCTGCTGCAAGCACGCCCTGCCCTACATGCAGCGGCAGGGCAGGGGATCCATCATCAACACCGCGTCCTTCGTGGCCGTCATGGGCGCCGCCACCTCCCAGATCAGCTACACGGCCTCCAAGGGCGGTGTGCTGTCCATGTCCCGTGAACTGGGCGTGCAGTTCGCCCGCGAGGGCATCCGGGTCAACGCCCTGTGCCCGGGACCGGTGAACACCCCGCTGCTCAAGGAGCTGTTCGCCAAGGACCCCGAGCGCGCCGCGCGCCGTCTGGTGCACGTCCCGGTGGGCCGGTTCGCCGAGCCCGAGGAGATCGCCTCCGCGGTCGCCTTCCTCGCCAGCGACGACTCCTCGTTCGTCAACGCCGCCGAATTCCTGGTCGACGGAGGGATCGCGGGCGCGTACGTCACCCCGGTGTAA
- a CDS encoding FadR/GntR family transcriptional regulator: protein MDGTDDRLAPVLRPVRAGNGFEEALEQILQIVRLGLVPQGERLPAERELAERLQISRVTLREVLKVLQDEGLVESRRGRYGGTFVRVRAKNPGEAELRRRIGKIDVEDTLRFREVLEVGAAGLCAAHGLSDVQQGRLRGALAATQEAPLADYRRRDTLLHLTLAELSGSSSLAAQYAAVRARVNDLLDCIPLLVRNLEHSQAQHGALVEAVLEGDADGAREVMREHCCGTAALLRGFLTAPAP, encoded by the coding sequence ATGGACGGTACGGATGACCGGCTGGCACCCGTGCTGCGGCCGGTGCGGGCGGGCAATGGTTTCGAGGAGGCCCTGGAGCAGATACTCCAGATCGTCCGGCTCGGTCTGGTGCCCCAGGGCGAACGGCTGCCCGCGGAACGGGAACTGGCGGAGCGACTGCAGATCAGCCGGGTCACCCTGCGCGAGGTGCTCAAGGTGCTCCAGGACGAGGGCCTGGTGGAGAGCCGGCGCGGGCGCTACGGCGGCACCTTCGTCCGGGTGCGGGCCAAGAATCCCGGCGAGGCCGAGCTGCGGCGCCGGATCGGGAAGATCGACGTCGAGGACACCCTGCGTTTCCGGGAGGTGCTGGAGGTGGGCGCGGCCGGGCTGTGCGCCGCCCACGGGCTGTCCGACGTGCAGCAGGGCCGGCTGCGGGGGGCGCTCGCGGCGACCCAGGAGGCCCCGCTGGCCGACTACCGCCGCCGCGACACCCTGCTGCACCTGACGCTCGCCGAGCTGTCCGGCTCCTCGTCGCTGGCGGCGCAGTACGCGGCGGTGCGGGCGCGCGTGAACGACCTGCTGGACTGCATCCCGCTGCTGGTGCGCAATCTGGAGCACTCCCAGGCCCAGCACGGCGCGCTGGTCGAGGCGGTGCTGGAGGGCGACGCGGACGGTGCGCGCGAGGTGATGCGCGAGCACTGCTGCGGGACCGCGGCGCTGCTACGCGGCTTCCTGACGGCCCCCGCGCCCTGA
- a CDS encoding aldehyde dehydrogenase family protein, whose product MSHGLHELTILNPATEEVVATVPTTSPDEVDAAVRRAARAQQAWAAVAPGDRARLLRRFADVVDAHIEPLAALELKEAGHPLDNARWEAGNVRDLLHYAAGGVERLNGTQIPVAGGLNLTVQEPLGVVAVIAPWNFPMPIAAWGTAPALAAGNAVLLKPAETTPLTALQLAELALEAGLPEGLFQVLTGEGPVTGTALVEHPGVAKVVFTGSTATGRQIAARCAAQTKRLTLELGGKSPNIVFADADVEAAAAAAPGSFLDNTGQDCCARSRILVQRGVYDRFMELLEPAVKAFTVGDPADPATQMGPLISAAQRARVRSYVPEDAPAAIRGEAPAGKGFWYPATVLEGRPEDRTAVEEIFGPVAVVLPFDDEADAVRIANASDYGLSGSLWTRDVSRALRVSRAVAAGNLSVNSHSSVRYWTPFGGFKQSGLGRELGPDALTAFTETKNIFFSTEG is encoded by the coding sequence GTGTCCCATGGTCTGCACGAGCTGACGATTCTCAACCCGGCGACCGAGGAGGTGGTGGCCACCGTGCCCACCACCTCCCCCGACGAGGTCGACGCCGCGGTCCGGCGGGCAGCCAGAGCCCAGCAGGCCTGGGCCGCGGTGGCACCCGGCGACCGGGCCCGGCTGCTGCGGCGCTTCGCCGACGTCGTCGACGCCCATATCGAGCCGCTCGCCGCACTCGAACTGAAAGAAGCCGGCCACCCCCTGGACAACGCCCGGTGGGAGGCGGGCAACGTCCGCGATCTGCTGCACTACGCGGCCGGGGGAGTGGAGCGCCTGAACGGCACCCAGATCCCGGTCGCCGGCGGCCTGAACCTCACCGTCCAGGAGCCGCTCGGCGTGGTCGCCGTCATCGCGCCCTGGAACTTCCCGATGCCGATCGCCGCCTGGGGCACCGCCCCCGCGCTCGCGGCCGGCAACGCGGTCCTCCTCAAGCCCGCCGAGACCACCCCGCTCACCGCGCTCCAGCTCGCCGAACTCGCCCTGGAGGCCGGCCTGCCCGAGGGCCTCTTCCAGGTCCTGACCGGCGAGGGGCCGGTCACCGGCACCGCGCTGGTCGAGCACCCGGGCGTCGCCAAGGTCGTCTTCACCGGCTCCACCGCCACCGGCCGGCAGATCGCCGCCCGCTGCGCGGCGCAGACCAAGCGGCTCACCCTGGAACTCGGCGGCAAGAGCCCCAACATCGTCTTCGCCGACGCGGATGTCGAGGCCGCCGCGGCCGCCGCCCCCGGCTCCTTCCTCGACAACACCGGCCAGGACTGCTGCGCCCGCAGCCGCATCCTCGTCCAGCGCGGCGTCTACGACCGGTTCATGGAGCTGCTGGAGCCCGCCGTCAAGGCGTTCACCGTCGGCGACCCGGCGGATCCGGCCACCCAGATGGGCCCGCTGATCTCCGCCGCCCAGCGCGCGCGGGTACGGTCCTACGTCCCCGAGGACGCCCCGGCCGCCATCCGCGGCGAGGCGCCCGCCGGCAAGGGCTTCTGGTACCCGGCCACCGTCCTGGAGGGGCGCCCCGAGGACCGTACGGCCGTCGAGGAGATCTTCGGCCCGGTCGCCGTGGTCCTGCCCTTCGACGACGAGGCCGACGCGGTCCGGATCGCCAACGCCAGCGACTACGGCCTGTCCGGCTCGCTGTGGACCCGTGACGTGAGCCGCGCCCTGCGGGTCTCGCGCGCGGTGGCGGCCGGCAACCTCTCCGTCAACTCCCACAGCAGCGTGCGCTATTGGACCCCCTTCGGTGGGTTCAAGCAGTCCGGCCTCGGCCGTGAACTCGGCCCGGACGCGCTGACCGCCTTCACCGAGACCAAGAACATCTTCTTCAGCACCGAGGGCTGA